A region from the Penaeus monodon isolate SGIC_2016 chromosome 17, NSTDA_Pmon_1, whole genome shotgun sequence genome encodes:
- the LOC119583255 gene encoding early nodulin-75-like, translating to MTQKATRIPDEGDSGQDKTGRRINAKVAAPPSSCHTQCHRGVGTAGDANNLPTQLQPQPHRTTFPRSYNHYPTDPHRTTFPRGYNHNPTDPHRTTFPCSYNHNPTEQPSHAATTTTPQTPTEQPSHAATTTTPQTPTEQLSHAATTTTPQNNLPTQLQPQPHRPPQNNLPTQLQPQPHRPPQNNLPTQLQPLPHRPPQNNLPTQLQPLPHRPPQNNLPTQPDALRPGLPPWYECDARAMTSTLVGISYERLPVYHNVGIHIKV from the exons ATGACGCAGAAGGCGACGCGGATCCCGGATGAAGGAGATTCCGGACAGGATAAAACAGGACGCAGGATAAATGCAAAGGTGGCGGCTCCTCCATCTTCGTGCCACACTCAGTGCCATCGCGGCGTTGGCACCGCCGGCGACGCC aACAACCTTCCCACGCAGctacaaccacaaccccacagaACAACCTTCCCACGCAGCTACAACCACTACCCCACAGACCCCCACAGAACAACCTTCCCACGCGGctacaaccacaaccccacagaCCCCCACAGAACAACCTTCCCATGCAGctacaaccacaaccccacagaACAACCTTCCCACGCAGctacaaccacaaccccacagaCCCCCACAGAACAACCTTCCCACGCAGctacaaccacaaccccacagaCCCCCACAGAACAACTTTCCCACGCAGctacaaccacaaccccacagaACAACCTTCCCACGCAGctacaaccacaaccccacagaCCCCCACAGAACAACCTTCCCACGCAGctacaaccacaaccccacagaCCCCCACAGAACAACCTTCCCACGCAGCTACAACCACTACCCCACAGACCCCCACAGAACAACCTTCCCACGCAGCTACAACCACTACCCCACAGACCCCCACAGAACAACCTTCCCACGCAGCCCGATGCCCTCAGACCAGGGTTACCGCCATGGTACGAATGCGACGCTAGAGCCATGACTTCGACGTTGGTTGGAATTAGTTATGAAAGATTACCTGTATATCACAATGTAGGAATCCATATAAAAGTGTAA